A window from Lactiplantibacillus pentosus encodes these proteins:
- a CDS encoding Cof-type HAD-IIB family hydrolase, with product MYQAVVFFDLDGTLMRDDKTVAPSSIQAIRQLKANHILPVIATGRNVFEVRDIMQQTGIDSIVSANGSYVAYQGHFLSAHELDKDLLADVTHFANRQQHALAYYNNAGFALSHRDALTVDNYQTLHQTATVDPQFYQHRHINFLLTFDPLNASQYARRYRGRLHFVRNNPRALDTMQWGVSKAVGIRDILTKAHLTTVPTYAFGDQLNDIEMFRMVQTPIAMGNGHPRVKRLAAYVTADNMHDGIAQGLKHFDLI from the coding sequence GTGTATCAAGCAGTTGTATTTTTTGATTTGGATGGCACCCTGATGCGCGACGACAAGACGGTGGCGCCAAGTAGCATTCAGGCCATTCGACAATTAAAAGCCAATCACATCTTGCCAGTCATTGCGACGGGCCGCAACGTCTTTGAAGTGCGCGACATCATGCAACAGACTGGGATTGATTCGATCGTGAGCGCCAACGGTAGTTATGTGGCTTATCAGGGCCACTTTTTGAGCGCGCACGAACTCGATAAGGATCTCTTGGCGGATGTGACCCACTTCGCCAATCGTCAGCAGCATGCCTTGGCTTACTATAATAACGCCGGTTTTGCGTTGAGCCATCGGGATGCCCTCACCGTCGATAATTATCAAACGCTCCATCAGACGGCAACGGTCGACCCGCAGTTCTACCAACACCGCCACATTAATTTCTTACTGACTTTTGACCCACTGAATGCTTCTCAGTATGCACGTCGCTACCGCGGTCGGCTCCATTTCGTCCGCAATAATCCGCGGGCCTTAGACACGATGCAGTGGGGTGTTTCTAAAGCAGTCGGCATCCGCGATATTTTGACCAAAGCGCACCTGACGACCGTCCCGACCTACGCATTCGGCGACCAATTAAACGACATTGAGATGTTCCGCATGGTCCAGACCCCAATCGCAATGGGCAACGGTCATCCACGCGTCAAACGGCTCGCTGCCTACGTTACCGCCGACAACATGCACGATGGGATCGCACAGGGGCTAAAGCACTTTGACTTGATTTGA
- the pgmB gene encoding beta-phosphoglucomutase, with the protein MVEFAAIKGFVFDLDGVITDTSVFHSQAWHQIADKVGVSWDDQLADALKGISRMDSLNLILARGHRENDFTPDQKAALAAEKNTNYLALVNQMTPANILPGITDFLAELQAHGYAMSLASASKNAPLVLSKLGLGHYFTKAVDPATLTHGKPDPEIFRRGAEILNLSPAECIGVEDAAAGVQSINGAGETSIGIGDPTVLAAADINFTDTTQLTLANIQSQLVTA; encoded by the coding sequence ATGGTTGAATTTGCAGCAATCAAAGGATTTGTCTTCGATCTCGATGGCGTCATCACGGATACGTCGGTCTTTCATAGTCAGGCTTGGCATCAAATTGCAGACAAGGTCGGCGTGAGTTGGGATGACCAGTTGGCCGACGCGCTCAAAGGTATCAGCCGGATGGATTCACTGAACTTGATTTTAGCCCGTGGGCATCGAGAAAATGACTTCACCCCTGACCAAAAAGCCGCATTAGCTGCCGAAAAGAACACTAATTATCTCGCACTGGTCAATCAAATGACGCCCGCTAACATTTTGCCAGGCATCACTGATTTCTTAGCAGAATTGCAAGCCCATGGTTATGCCATGTCGCTGGCTTCAGCCTCTAAGAATGCGCCACTAGTGTTGAGCAAATTAGGCCTGGGGCACTACTTCACTAAGGCCGTTGATCCCGCCACGCTAACGCATGGTAAACCAGATCCAGAAATCTTCCGGCGCGGCGCTGAAATTTTGAATCTGAGCCCCGCTGAATGTATCGGGGTCGAAGATGCGGCTGCCGGCGTCCAATCCATCAACGGCGCCGGTGAAACATCGATTGGCATCGGCGACCCCACCGTGTTAGCTGCCGCTGACATCAACTTCACCGACACCACCCAATTGACCTTAGCCAACATTCAGTCACAACTGGTTACGGCCTGA
- a CDS encoding glycoside hydrolase family 65 protein, giving the protein MKLIRLRIENDAMDIAYHPVSGQEATVHYLIAYNPDQSIGENLENIKVRLAGLKFDAAILENGLSYPFSDTIVGVNYDRIDVGLALTNLLNIPVVSQAAVEQLGLAAAVKAKSAYLKWHLDYYGQYHGVRNNGQEAMLTIGNGYFGLRGAFLESHADKDNYPGTYVAGVFDQETTTINDHQVTNEDLVNLPNAQFITFGIDHQTPFQLNEHDLQDVYRSLDLKTGILTTTKLIQLASGHQLKIRSQKVANMQDWHRYSIRYQVTPLNFAGSLQIYSEIDGSVVNSNVSRYNVFDQHHLQTMGIETAANTVFLSGQTKSSHINYTIGAQLTSPDVPAIKNFHSTQQSQGVQQTVSLAVEAGKTYTFDKDVVITTSNVADDAQLTQVQAELDQSSFDKTASASKDYWDATWRTTDIKVRGDITSQRLLRVNIYHSFVSAAAIESGQLDASVGARGLHGEAYRGHVFWDEMFILPFYTLHRPELAKQLLYYRYRRLPAARKNAQAEGYRGAMFPWQSASKGDEQSQFTHLNPITKTWDPDNSRLQRHVSLDIAYNVWFYYHVTQDRDFLNRYGMELLLSIAAFWISKATYNEETGRYDISGVMGPDEFHENYPNSTKPGLKNNAYTNIMVAWLFDIITKFKAQMPQSAFQQAAEAASFDTATSQKLTDISHHLALEINRRGVIAQFEGYFNLPKLDFQAYHQKYGDIARMDRILKAEDKTPDAYQVAKQADALMAFYNFDVPTVQGLIEQMGYQLPKEYLTHNIQYYLARTTHGSTLSRIVYAVLNQLDDNDDDAWKLFSEALASDYYDIQGGTTAEGIHLGVMCATLNLTTRNFGGVSPLGEHLQVNPQLPDHWQTLKFKHLFRGIHYVFVIDHQRVTVTADQPSTIIIGKQSYQLQAKKPLSVTYAS; this is encoded by the coding sequence ATGAAACTTATTAGATTGCGAATTGAAAATGATGCGATGGACATCGCCTATCACCCGGTATCGGGACAAGAAGCGACCGTCCATTACCTAATTGCTTATAATCCTGACCAATCAATCGGTGAAAACCTGGAAAACATCAAGGTTCGCCTAGCAGGATTGAAATTTGACGCGGCAATTCTTGAGAACGGCTTATCGTACCCCTTCTCTGATACGATCGTCGGCGTGAACTACGACCGCATCGATGTTGGCTTGGCGTTAACGAACTTGCTGAACATTCCGGTCGTTAGTCAAGCCGCCGTTGAGCAACTCGGACTGGCAGCGGCCGTCAAAGCCAAGAGCGCCTACTTAAAGTGGCATCTCGATTACTACGGCCAGTACCACGGCGTCCGTAATAACGGTCAAGAAGCCATGCTGACGATTGGTAACGGCTACTTCGGGCTACGTGGCGCCTTTTTGGAAAGTCACGCGGACAAGGATAATTATCCAGGAACCTACGTTGCCGGCGTCTTCGACCAAGAAACGACGACCATCAATGACCACCAAGTCACCAACGAAGACTTAGTCAATCTACCGAACGCACAATTCATCACGTTTGGCATCGATCACCAAACGCCATTTCAACTCAATGAACACGACTTACAAGACGTTTATCGCAGCCTCGATCTAAAAACCGGGATTCTGACAACGACCAAACTCATTCAGCTGGCTTCCGGCCATCAGCTCAAGATTCGCTCACAAAAGGTCGCTAACATGCAGGACTGGCACCGTTACAGCATCCGCTATCAAGTGACACCGCTCAACTTTGCCGGGAGCTTACAGATTTATTCCGAAATCGATGGCAGCGTCGTCAACAGTAATGTCAGTCGTTACAACGTTTTTGACCAGCATCACTTACAGACGATGGGCATCGAGACTGCGGCCAATACCGTTTTTCTCTCGGGACAAACTAAATCATCGCACATCAACTATACGATTGGTGCCCAACTGACCAGTCCCGACGTACCTGCCATCAAGAATTTCCACAGCACGCAACAATCCCAGGGCGTTCAACAAACCGTCTCGCTAGCCGTTGAAGCTGGTAAGACTTATACGTTTGATAAAGACGTCGTGATCACGACGAGCAACGTCGCCGATGACGCTCAGTTGACCCAGGTCCAAGCCGAACTCGACCAGTCCAGTTTTGACAAAACGGCAAGTGCCAGCAAGGACTATTGGGACGCAACTTGGCGGACGACCGATATCAAAGTTCGCGGCGACATTACTAGTCAGCGCCTGTTGCGGGTGAACATCTACCACAGTTTCGTTTCCGCTGCCGCCATTGAAAGTGGCCAACTAGACGCTTCCGTGGGGGCCCGTGGATTACACGGCGAGGCTTACCGTGGTCACGTCTTCTGGGACGAAATGTTCATTTTGCCGTTCTACACCTTGCACCGACCAGAATTAGCCAAACAACTTCTGTACTACCGTTACCGGCGATTACCAGCTGCACGTAAAAATGCCCAGGCGGAAGGCTATCGCGGCGCTATGTTCCCGTGGCAATCCGCTTCAAAGGGTGACGAGCAGTCGCAATTCACCCATCTGAATCCCATCACGAAGACCTGGGATCCAGACAACAGCCGCCTACAACGCCACGTCTCGTTAGATATTGCCTACAACGTCTGGTTCTACTACCACGTCACGCAAGACCGCGACTTTCTCAATCGTTACGGGATGGAATTATTGCTCTCAATTGCCGCATTTTGGATCAGTAAAGCGACCTATAATGAAGAAACTGGACGATACGATATTAGTGGCGTGATGGGTCCCGACGAATTCCACGAAAATTACCCGAACAGTACTAAGCCGGGATTGAAGAATAACGCCTATACCAATATCATGGTCGCCTGGCTCTTCGATATCATTACGAAGTTCAAAGCACAAATGCCACAGTCGGCCTTCCAACAAGCGGCTGAAGCGGCCAGTTTCGATACGGCCACTAGTCAAAAGTTGACGGATATTAGTCATCATTTGGCCTTAGAAATCAACCGTCGCGGGGTCATTGCCCAATTTGAAGGGTACTTCAATCTGCCGAAGCTTGATTTTCAGGCTTATCATCAAAAATACGGCGATATTGCCCGGATGGACCGCATCTTGAAGGCGGAAGATAAGACGCCGGATGCCTACCAAGTCGCCAAACAAGCGGACGCCCTGATGGCCTTTTACAACTTTGACGTGCCAACGGTCCAGGGTCTGATTGAACAGATGGGGTATCAACTCCCTAAAGAGTATTTGACCCACAACATTCAGTACTACCTGGCCCGCACGACCCATGGTTCGACCTTATCACGCATCGTTTACGCGGTCTTGAATCAGCTGGATGACAACGATGATGACGCTTGGAAGCTGTTCTCAGAAGCCCTCGCCTCCGATTACTACGATATTCAAGGCGGGACCACGGCAGAGGGCATTCACTTAGGCGTGATGTGTGCCACTTTAAATCTGACCACCCGCAATTTTGGTGGTGTCAGTCCCCTCGGTGAGCACCTGCAAGTCAATCCGCAGTTGCCAGACCACTGGCAGACTTTGAAATTCAAGCATCTGTTCCGGGGTATCCACTACGTCTTCGTCATTGACCATCAGCGCGTCACCGTCACCGCTGATCAACCAAGCACGATCATTATCGGCAAGCAATCGTACCAATTACAAGCTAAGAAACCACTGTCAGTCACTTATGCCAGTTAA